A single window of Anopheles moucheti chromosome 2, idAnoMoucSN_F20_07, whole genome shotgun sequence DNA harbors:
- the LOC128299124 gene encoding uncharacterized protein LOC128299124: MDSFRWVSMVTLVTLVVVGVFVECDSSFYSNSTQTLARRKRTLIFHPISRGIFRVNIKDGVADNSTIWAHGIGFRMNIEFFNPPGLKITRRDVHQSLESMIMAHGFDGRACILRTFCEVSKVMTPKSGILFKLFKLVFRSNASGADDSSIGSSNSLPEGDDEYFPYLTANDCKELDRHCPITQLDMDGVTTAPTEEVTEVGRTNYY, encoded by the exons ATGGATTCGTTTCGGTGGGTTTCCATGGTGACACTGGTGacgttggtggtggttggaGTCTTTGTTGAATGTGACAGCAGTTTCTATTCGAACTCCACACAAACACTTGCCCGACGGAAAAGGACACtcatttttcatcccattTCGAGAGGGATT TTTCGTGTTAACATTAAGGACGGGGTGGCAGATAACTCCACGATCTGGGCACATGGTATCGGGTTTCGTATGAACATTGAGTTCTTCAATCCACCCGGGCTAAAGATTACGCGGCGAGATGTGCATCAATCGCTGGAGAGCATGATAATGGC CCATGGATTCGATGGCCGTGCCTGCATCCTGCGCACCTTCTGCGAGGTCTCGAAGGTCATGACACCAAAGAGTGGCATTCTGTTCAAGCTGTTCAAGCTAGTCTTCCG ATCCAATGCCTCCGGCGCTGATGACAGTTCCATCGGTTCTTCAAACAGTTTACCGGAGGGTGACGATGAGTACTTCCCGTACCTGACTGCCAACGACTGCAAGGAGCTCGATCGTCACTGCCCTATTACGCAGCTCGACATGGATGGAGTGACCACAGCTCCAACGGAAGAGGTCACTGAGGTGGGTCGAACGAATTACTATTAA
- the LOC128299130 gene encoding uncharacterized protein LOC128299130: MYRNGPIYFDAPILLRAAAFICALVLLVSSAVNASQCTQPTAERSNSTTPLEVHHNRDRRYVLSFPVNGGVAKVIFGFVAPVRFHHMLKRVLNLGINLQANYRILPNIIFPHPDSVWKNRYSADTYVDTGRRQLYALLEQFLGTAGDRRSRSESARACLLRTICEVADTPLTHNGMVGEILDVVFTPGDTDDLADEYKMARRYGANGVDCARLYEQCPYGHGLLDTVTAMHW; this comes from the exons ATGTATCGTAACGGACCGATTTACTTTGACGCTCCTATCCTTCTTCGTGCAGCAGCGTTCATTTGTGCTCTAGTGCTGCTAGTTAGTAGCGCCGTTAATGCATCGCAATGCACACAACCGACCGCCGAACGGTCCAACAGCACTACCCCATTAGAGGTGCATCATAACCGCGATCGACGGTACGTGCTCAGCTTCCCGGTGAACGGCGGTGTGGCGAAAGTGATTTTCGGTTTCGTCGCACCCGTCCGCTTTCATCACATGCTCAAGCGCGTCCTCAACTTGGGCATTAACCTGCAGGCCAACTATCGCATCCTGCCAAACATTATCTTCCCGCATCCGGACTCGGTGTGGAAGAACCGCTACAGCGCAGATACGTACGTCGACACGGGACGCAGGCAGCTGTACGCGCTGCTGGAACAATTTCTCGGCACTGCCGGTGACCGGCGCAGCCGAAGCGAAAGTGCACGTGCCTGTCTGCTGCGAACGATCTGCGAGGTGGCCGACACACCGCTGACCCACAACGGGATGGTCGGCGAAATACTGGACGTTGTTTTCAC ACCCGGCGATACGGATGACCTGGCGGATGAGTACAAAATGGCACGACGGTACGGTGCTAACGGGGTTGATTGCGCCCGCCTGTATGAGCAGTGTCCCTATGGGCATGGGCTTTTGGACACTGTAACGGCGATGCATTGGTGA
- the LOC128298556 gene encoding uncharacterized protein LOC128298556, giving the protein MRWLSILCVCLLLAVCVAHDREDQLAGNSSLRTLSRQERKVLLFPITTTLQVSMLTATDGRLFAPKKKYPARKLGINLGFQQNFNLPFRLLEFYKPPTWARAIAGIIRGQFPSTSVVTARSWKRSTEHQSPIGLSAGQLYSSVEDFLHVFGYEKDCLLKSVCELAHSPFERTEQPEQQDFMTEVVHLLLSPSVHESFAAEETEQKRAYEMAERLGASGANCDLIYDRCHRSVLSDFSNLLDVDTA; this is encoded by the exons ATGCGTTGGCTATCGAttctgtgtgtttgtctgcTGCTAGCGGTATGTGTGGCGCACGATCGTGAAGATCAGTTGGCAGGCAATAGTTCCCTGAGGACACTCTCAAGACAGGAACGGAAAGTGCTTCTCTTCCCGATCACAACCACATTGCAG GTCAGCATGTTAACCGCCACCGATGGACGTCTGTTTGCGCCGAAGAAGAAGTACCCGGCCCGTAAGCTGGGCATCAATCTTGGATTTCAGCAAAACTTTAACCTACCGTTTCGGTTGCTCGAGTTCTACAAACCACCCACGTGGGCCCGTGCAATCGCCGGCATCATCCGTGGCCAGTTCCCGTCCACGTCCGTGGTGACGGCCCGCAGCTGGAAGCGTTCCACCGAACACCAATCACCAATCGGTCTCAGTGCCGGGCAGCTGTACTCGTCGGTGGAAGACTTCCTGCATGTGTTTGGATACGAAAAGGACTGTCTGCTGAAGAGTGTCTGTGAGCTGGCGCACAGCCCGTTCGAACGTACCGAGCAGCCGGAGCAGCAGGACTTCATGACCGAGGTGGTACACCTGTTGCTGAG CCCGTCGGTACACGAATCGTTTGCCGCGGAGGAAACGGAACAGAAGCGTGCGTACGAAATGGCCGAACGACTCGGCGCTAGTGGCGCTAACTGTGATCTAATCTACGATCGATGCCATCGGTCGGTTTTGAGTGACTTTTCGAATCTGCTGGACGTTGACACTGCTTAA
- the LOC128298015 gene encoding tRNA modification GTPase GTPBP3, mitochondrial: protein MLRAQLCSALLAKQLNDVAMRQACRSNSTIFGLSSGFGKCGVAVIRVSGSASQTIIRKKTRLKQCPDPRRALLTKIFHGQTNEMIDRGLLLWFPGPNSFTGEDTVEFHVHGGSAIVSAMYDSLATFPDTRVAEAGEFTKRAFFAGKMDLTEVEGLADLIHAETEAQRKQALLQANGQLSCFYNDMRTRLVNAIASIEAYIDFSEDQDVDDEVLNVAVQRIEAVIEDLKMHLNDNRRGERLRNGVRTAIVGAPNVGKSSLINLLSQRNVSIVTSIPGTTRDIVESHYDIGGYPVILADTAGLRANTDDLVELEGIARARTYVECADLLLLVVDASRIDRVDRMDDFIEKYRATLGIDKSMTSHALIILNKCDLVDDDTLERLKNNSTFSCLSCESKVGLAELMERIKTRLEQLCGNPAVESPTISHERHRSHLKQCLTYLERFRDCFKETSVTDRDLAIVTHHLRHAVRCIGKITGTVETEEILDVIFSTFCIGK, encoded by the exons ATGCTGCGTGCCCAACTATGCTCCGCATTGTTAGCTAAACAACTGAACGATGTTGCGATGAGGCAGGCATGCAGAAGCAATTCTACAATCTTTGGATTATCGTCCG GATTTGGAAAATGTGGAGTAGCAGTAATACGTGTGTCTGGCTCAGCGTCACAGACCATCATTCGTAAAAAGACCCGGCTAAAACAGTGTCCAGATCCTCGACGGGCTTTGTTAACAAAAATTTTCCATGGCCAAACGAATGAGATGATAGACCGAGGGCTTTTGCTGTGGTTTCCTG GTCCGAACAGCTTTACTGGCGAGGATACGGTCGAGTTCCATGTGCACGGCGGTTCGGCAATAGTTTCCGCCATGTACGACAGCTTAGCTACGTTCCCCGATACTAGAGTAGCCGAAGCGGGGGAATTTACAAAGCGTGCATTCTTCGCTGGCAAAATGGACCTGACGGAGGTGGAAGGATTGGCGGATTTAATACACGCCGAAACGGAAGCGCAACGAAAGCAGGCACTGCTACAAGCCAATGGTCAACTTTCATGCTTTTACAACGATATGCGTACTCGACTGGTGAATGCCATTGCCAGCATTGAAGCTTACATTGATTTCTCCGAGGATCAAGATGTCGATGACGAAGTACTGAACGTGGCCGTGCAGAGGATTGAAGCCGTTATCGAGGATTTGAAGATGCATCTTAACGACAACAGACGTGGCGAACGACTACGAAACGGTGTTCGAACGGCAATCGTTGGGGCACCAAATGTGGGCAAAAGTAGCTTAATCAATCTGCTCAGCCAGCGCAATGTTTCGATCGTAACGAGTATTCCCGGCACTACAAGGGATATAGTGGAATCGCACTACGATATTGGCGGATATCCAGTAATTCTAGCCGACACTGCCGGGTTGCGGGCAAACACTGACGATTTGGTAGAGTTGGAAGGCATTGCCCGCGCTCGAACGTACGTAGAATGTGCCGATTTACTATTGCTCGTGGTGGATGCTTCTCGCATCGACAGAGTCGACAGAATGGATGATTTCATAGAAAAATACAGAGCAACGCTCGGCATAGACAAGAGTATGACGTCCCATGCGTTGATAATTCTCAACAAATGTGATTTGGTGGACGATGATACGCTAGAACGTTTGAAAAACAATTCCACTTTCAGTTGTTTGTCCTGCGAAAGCAAGGTCGGCCTAGCGGAACTCATGGAGCGTATCAAAACACGGCTAGAGCAACTGTGCGGCAATCCTGCAGTGGAAAGTCCTACTATTAGCCACGAGCGTCATCGCTCGCATCTTAAGCAGTGTTTAACGTATCTTGAACGGTTTCGGGACTGTTTCAAAGAAACTTCAGTAACGGATCGCGATCTCGCCATCGTTACGCATCATTTGCGCCATGCCGTGCGCTGTATAGGGAAAATAACTGGTACGGTCGAGACGGAGGAAATACTAGACGTTATATTTAGTACGTTTTGCAtagggaaataa